Part of the Nymphalis io chromosome 8, ilAglIoxx1.1, whole genome shotgun sequence genome, ggactaattttgatgttacataaaatataactatttatgacaaagtaaaattttaacgtaaatatggttatggttaattactaataagtatttttcacaagattataaaatttacttaaactatttttaaacagatcaatgtggttgtattttctattatgactattacaagatcttagaataaaagaatttttgaaataattagttttataaatgggtattgaaaaagtatcctgagagcgagcgttaaaacgaggacacttaaataaaatctcactgagcagatatggagaatcaattaaattatttaatattttgtaaagaaacatttggtctctttgttctctacgttcttcaagtggcataaaaacagagtcaggaaaagtaaatttgtatcgcaacctcctgataaatttgttttgtatattttcaattaagttgacatattttgcatattgtggattccaaacagttgacgcatactctaaatgtgatctaacgaaagcattgtacaaaattacaaaggtatgaatatttttaaaatctgccccttgccgaaagataaatccaagcattttatacgacttcatcactatttcctcaatatgcttatcgaatataagtttgttgtctagttgtaccccaaggtctctcacctcggttaccctttttaatttagtattaaatatggaatagtcaaaaattatttgttctttttttttcgaaaatgtaattacacagcacttgtcaacattaagctgcaaattattagcaatgcaatattgtcctaatttatttaaatcctcttgtaaatgaaaacagtcttgattattttttattatcttaaaaattttagtgtcatcagcgtataataaaacttgagaatttttgaaacaattagttacgtcattaataaaaatgttaaaaagtaaagggccaaggtgagaaccttgtggtacacctgatgttacaggaataaaactagacgtatatcctttaatagcaacggcttgagatctttcgcggagTCATATCATGCAGAGACTCGCATGTTTCGGACATTCCGCCACATGTTTAACTCGCACTCAAGCAGCGTGACGCCaagagctccaaaccttttaaATGGAAAAGTAACATTTGCGCAGCGGTAGgacatacatatatgaataaaaaatatatatttactggtactagggctttatacaagctcgtctgggtaggtaacacccactcatcagatattctaccgcaaaacatcagtagtttatattattatgtgtccggtttgaagggtgcgtgagccagtgtaattacaggcgcaaagGACGTAaccgatggtaaacatttcttacactgccaatatctatgggcgttgctgaccacttaccatcaggtgacccatatgctcgtccgcctacctatatatatatatataataaggaatattttaaattatgaaatgtttcgTCTAGCTTTTTAcagttcatatttttttgagtaaTGTATCGTCATCTATCTAATTTAAGAAGCTGGTACTTAAGAGGATAATAAATGGGACGTCAAGCGGTGGTTATTTCGGTTACTCTATTGTCAATATCGGAGATTTGGATGGCGACGGTAAAGAtggtaagtaattattttaatataaatggggCTAGAGATATTTCGTACAGACGCGCGGTTGAAGCGCGGATGTTAACTCATACTGTTGATTttagatttgttaatatttaattaaaagttaagtaTCATGTTCTCATAAGTATGATATATTTGTGAATAATAATCACAGTGATAAATAGCAAGATTTAAACCAAAATCAGATTCAGGTTAAATTTTGATGACTCTTTTAGAAATTGCAATTGGAGCGCCATATGAAGATGCAGGAAAGGGAGCAGTGTACATTTACTCAGGCCATGGTCTTCTTTCTGGCAAGACTTGGCTACAGAAAATCTATCGAAATGAGTTCCAATCCTTTGGATTTAGTCTTGCAGCATTTACTGAATCCTATGAAGATGTATGCAAtggtatgattatttatttattatataattttcggGACAACCAACACACAGTTAAATAAGTTTTGTGTATACTGTGGTATGCacaaaacttatatttacttaagGAATACCACAAGAGTTACATAACGATAACTTACATATATGTTTTACTCATATAAGCACTTTATGTCTATGTAAGTTTTCGTAATAATTAATTGCGATaacatataaatagttaaatgaaaaaaaatactaagctaATAGCATTTGAGCTAAACTGGAGCCCCCCTCGGAAACTGATCATTTAAAAATGTGACATTTGTGTGATTATACTGATATATAGAACGATATGTACAAAGTATAATGTCAATTCCTTGACAGAAAACCCGATAACGTTTCatttaacaatacaatacagtaacagcctgttactgtcccattgctaggctaaggcctcattccaccacgctgctaaaaTGCTgattggtagaatatacatgtgacagaatttcaattaaaattagacctataggtttcctcacaatgtttcccttcaccgtaaagcacgaggtgaattataaacacaaattgagcacatgaaaattcagtggttcttgcccgggcttgaacctacgatcattggttaagattcacgcgttctaactactcactaggccatctcggctatggcTCATTTACTGATCCTTAATACAAAAACGTAACGCACATACCCCGGGTATGCAGCGCTATAATAAACTGCAGCATCATAGCTATTAGACGAATACTATGAATGACATTGAaactttactaatttatttattttatagaataataataaactcaatATAATTCCCtagtttacttaaatttatgatatttgtaTGATAAGATATAAGATGATATTAatacgagtatttttttttaagttttaaaagttagtagaaataatatttatttcagggtTAGCTATCAGCGCTCCACTAGACAACAAAGTATTTCTATACAAATGTACAGCTTACATCACCGTAAATTTACGCACAAAATTTCCGGATTTACAGGTatgatatttttgaatttctctattatctatatatccaaataataaaattataacaggcCGATATCATGATGTTAATATCATGATATGAATGTCATTATCATTCGAACGTACCCgtgtttaattgaaaaattcaataaaagacGATATCGATGACAATGACCATAACTTTGattataaggtcctccagaccgatttcggccacggcggccattctcaagatagattagccaactgtgcaggacatatgtgcacaagtatgtgtgaaaacacaggtgcactcgctACCCCCTAACTCTCCTAATCCGTTGGGACGGATTTTCGTGCTtaccgaggtacgggagtgtgcCCTTTCAACTTTCAAACTCCGGGAATTTTGACATAAAAaccaaattactttttattgacccgacctgggccatttgaacccagggcctcagggactgcagccttatatctagccactagaccaacgatgcaGTCACTTAGCACTTTACTGTATGGGCGAATATAGGACTAGGACTTTATTTTACATATGCAATAAGTCAAATATAtagtactatatttattttgaaataatcatGCTATCATTCCAGAAACGCGAGAATCAACTACATTTTAAATTCGATGCATGTATCGATTTTACCTATCCTAGTAAACCAAAATTTATTGACTCAggtaagtttgttttttatccTTATGTTAAAATGTCAGTCAATTTAAAGGAACAGATTAATCGTTACCAAGAAAAAACatgcataatttattttatgagattactaaaataatatatcaacacTCATCCGAAAAACCCGTTGTAACCCCTCCTTTAGAGGAAATTAGGGGATATCTTGCGCATACCATGATGGTGCCTCaaaacacgttttttttttaccaatttgacaaattttatttgcaaagtGGTCACACTGCTGAACTTTTTTTTGCCGATATTTGTAAATCCCAAAATAAACATGAGTTTCATTTAACACGAAACACATAAAGTGAAGCTTATTTAGCTGTGTAGACTCTAGTTATGTGAAGTTCACTGAACCCAAATTAGGATGGAACTTATAATTATACCGTTGTGTAGACGGTAGCGCCATTTCAACATCCAGAACACGTCTCTGAAACTTGATACTGCCGCTGAAGCTACTCAAGTGCCGCAAATAGTACTTGcagcattttaattattatgaattggcTGCACTTTTTGAGATTATAATTTCTGTGTCAGtatataccaataaaaataacgaaaaatCAATAGATAGTTTAATCCGACCTCAAAAATAACATTGCACTAATAAAGTGAAACACAactcaatagtttttatttaaaaaaaatgtgttctaCAAAACTGTCAGAAGTCGGGAAACAAATATGGGATTTCTTATCCAAAAAATATGGATCGCCCTAGGACTTAGCTTTAGTAGTACACAGAAGTCATGCAAATCGGTCTAgccgttttaaaataaaccattaatatccttactaatattataaatgcgaaagtgactttATTTGTTTGCTACGCTTTCTTAGCTCATCCGATcaccatgaaattttgcatacactttgtCAGGGGAATAGAATAGGATGAAGATGTACCTTCCCACCTCTCATACGCAGGTCCACGGGCGGAAACTATACAGCATATGTGTCATACATACGAGTACAAACAACGCCTTTTTTGATTTCGTTTACAAAACTTATATAGTCTCTATAAGACTGTTACCATATACACTGATTGTGAACCATGTTTCTTGTCACCAACAAGCCAATGActactttactttaaaattaagctACGCAATTAAGAGGCATATTCTGTTCACGTCTTAGGTTCAACGCCTCAGCATTCTCTAATGGGCTTgctcttttataatttaaaaaccctatttttgttattgtaatttgaaatatcaaaaaattatattatatccaataatataatatttttttcttttttaaatgtaacgcaaataatattatcataaggttaaaatatattatttaattcctgTTCGGTCGGTCTGGGTTATACATAACTTGAAATCTAGAcagattgtatataatattctttttttatatagaataagaaagcggacgagcatatgggccacctgatggtaagtggtcaccaacgcccatagacattggcattgtaagaaatgttaatcatcgtttacatcacctatgcgccaccaaccttgggaactaagatgttatgtcccttgtgcctgtaattacactggctcactcacccttcaaaccggaacaaaacaatacaaagtgctgctgttttgcggtagaatatctgatgagtgggtggtacctacccacaagagcttgcacaaagctctaccaccagtcaaaaTCTAGTCTATAATCAATAATCTAGTCTATTCTGTGtattacatacaaacaaacataatatatggGGGTTATTTATgccgtttatataaaaaaatattagccgTAAttagtgtaattttatattacagaaattgagttcaaagttaaaataacTCACACATATGCAAAGTTAGACAACTCCGCGCCAGATGGATCAATTACAAATCCTATAAATTTGGGACAACGTCGCGAAAGCTTTTGCGCTAGCTTCAAAGTGTTGACACCAGAGGTACGTATAATAAGCAAGTATTATagcataatataacaaaatagatCCTGATGACATTAGTGGATAAAGCTTCCTATcccttaaaatattctttttaatctCAATTGTGATCATAATTATGGCAGTAAATCACTTGAATATTCACAGGAAGGTGATTACAacgaaatgataaaatataacataacggTGGATTTAACCAATCGAATgatgaaaaaaacaaaagaaaagtttgaTAGAGCTCATGTACTTCTAAGTGATAGAAGTGTCCGTTCGTTGGAAGGTCAGCTTTGGGCAGCTAACTGTAAAAGCACCTACGGTCGCTGCGTCCCCCAGCTCAGCCTTGAGACTTTCACAACCCTAACGTAAGTTTTACGAGTTAATGATTCCAAACCTAAATTATCGCGTTTACTATATAACAGCAAATTTATTTGTACTAATCGTACATTTTcttcttacaagaaaaaaatacgaAGATTTAATCATATTGACATTTACTCAGACTTATTTACTCACAAGTTTCATTCGTCATCATCTTCATCATTATTTACTTGCCCTTATCCCACTTGCTGAGGATGGGCGCAGCCGATCCGATGGTGAGAGCCATCGTTTGAGATAAATtactaactactactactatatcGGACCTACTCACCTTTATCACATATAGCATAATATTCTTTGAGTGTCAATTCTTCCGCAGAGATCCTTACTTAGTCAgcaattcaaaaaaagaaaaattttctCTAATGATATTGAACTCTGGCGAGATTGCCTATAACCCGTGCGTGATAGTGACAGTACTCGGCGCTCATGTGCTGAGCCACCCCCCTGGATGCACGCGCGGTGAAGACGCGGAGCAAGTTATTTGTAAACCAAATAAAATGTTGATTAATGGATATAAATGGGTAAGTTCTTTAGGtacgtttatattttacataacattattaagCACCGAGAATAtactatacaaaataaaattaattttaattaacataagataaaaaaaactaaataatttattatatataaactaataatatatttcttaaaacagtaaattcattacttttaatatttagatagaCAAAGGTGtagaaaagtatattttgatctgtatttcaagtaggctcttgaAATAGGGTATCAAAATATAATCgatattttacaagatttattcaaatttaagtttacaaaagttattaaatattatattattttagcccACTGGTAATATCGAGATTGATACATCGTTTGCAACAAATCAATTAGATAATTTATCGATCCAGTCGGACCTGTACAATAATTGCAATgacaaaacagataaaaaaacaaacacgaaTTTTTTCAGTCTGATATATGACTTCAGTGGAATTAATATACAAGGGTGAGTTATAAAActagtaacaaataaaataaaatgataataaatttaattttctatttaaatgtaggcagactggcaaatgggccacacgGGTAATTGCTCACTTTCGCCTCTAGATATAGgccctgtaagaaatattaataatcccttacatcgtcaatgcacaaCCAactttgaaaactaagatgttatatctcttgtgcctgttatttcCGCCAGAATTATCTGCTCACCAATTATTACATCACGCTACTACAATGCAATACACGTAAGGCAGATATTCAGTCATGAGgcacatatgcaggtttcctcaccctTCCAtgaacacgagataaattatgaacTTGATTATTAGACATGataatgtacaataaagtaaatatttttcaaaggattttattttacataatttatttgcaGTCTTTCTAACCCGagcaaaaacttaaatattacaaCCGTTGATGTCACACTAGGGAAGCAATTTCACCATTTATATTCGGTAAGTTTTACGGCAAAAGATATTTGTCCAACGACAAAGGATTCATGTTCTTGTTGCTcttcgatattaaaaattaaaatcttactGCAAAACATGATTGTGAAATAATAGTGCTGCGAGCTACAAAGTCTCTCTTGTATTGAATccaatttatttactatttcagATAAAAAATGATGGTTCGACAGACTACTTGAacgctaaatttaaaattttgctaGAAAAGAGGAAATATTTAAGTTACTCATTAGAGGTAAGTTACGAATCGAATACtaagttttgtataatataatcgaATTTCTATTTTGTTAAAGTAGTATTTGTATCGTGTTTGGTAACGTATAAGatactttattactattaacaaaacgaaataaatattgtcaaataaaattaatatctaatgATTATGGTCAGCCATCACGGTATTAAgaacaattattacaatatttttatttgtttctatttGTTCATAACACTTTCTATAAAAATGAGGCAATGACGCATATAgtaaataagtgttttttttttttggaattcaCCAGCGGACTTAGAACACTGTAGGGGACAAAGCTGACTAAGTAAATTTCTATTCGATTCtctaatttatactaaatactGGCTGGATGATTCCTAAATTAACTTCGACAAATCTTTTCAACATATATTTCATAAGGTTTAAGGTTAAGATTATCAgtctaattttaagaaaaagatATTTAAGACTTAAATAATCGTATTTCTTAAGGTGTCCTCCAAATCCAATATCATAGAAAAAAAGGAGACAGACAACATGATCGAATACACATATAAAGTCCAAGAGCTGGCCAGAAGGAATGAAACGaatgtgtatttatgtataaatatcgtGCCAGAAACCCTAGGTTCGTATAgtagctatattttttttgactgcctcattggtctagtggcttgatgtacggccgcagacccggaggtcctgagttcaatacCCAGGTGGggccaataataagttattagtttttctgtcagaaaattctcagtagcagcccggggtctggaagttggaagtgtg contains:
- the LOC126770174 gene encoding integrin alpha-PS4-like, with the translated sequence MKRLYWIIILWYMNISPITPYYHEITTVKPYYPLREDAYFGYSMAFLDNDLVISAPRADDIGQIYNYDTKTDNLDKFDLQLIREVKKYKHDYWLGATVTKGSSFFVTCAPRVVEYSRFSTNWYTAGTCYNFTSKTNIKLPSKLENTVLFNGNSDSFGWSINVDPLNRIMIGGPALIGGYVRIHQTHFTTPYILRNTTNTYNFGYSIASGYFLSDKDLTFAVSSTYGAYGEGQVFIFSTDFKDKYRIINKGIGSMYGAVLCALRLEGNRSSLLVGAPTYTTNPHEYDQGAIYLYVPNYSANTTEKLVLKRIINGTSSGGYFGYSIVNIGDLDGDGKDEIAIGAPYEDAGKGAVYIYSGHGLLSGKTWLQKIYRNEFQSFGFSLAAFTESYEDVCNGLAISAPLDNKVFLYKCTAYITVNLRTKFPDLQKRENQLHFKFDACIDFTYPSKPKFIDSEIEFKVKITHTYAKLDNSAPDGSITNPINLGQRRESFCASFKVLTPEEGDYNEMIKYNITVDLTNRMMKKTKEKFDRAHVLLSDRSVRSLEGQLWAANCKSTYGRCVPQLSLETFTTLTDPYLVSNSKKEKFSLMILNSGEIAYNPCVIVTVLGAHVLSHPPGCTRGEDAEQVICKPNKMLINGYKWPTGNIEIDTSFATNQLDNLSIQSDLYNNCNDKTDKKTNTNFFSLIYDFSGINIQGLSNPSKNLNITTVDVTLGKQFHHLYSIKNDGSTDYLNAKFKILLEKRKYLSYSLEVSSKSNIIEKKETDNMIEYTYKVQELARRNETNVYLCINIVPETLGEFITSGNVTTASKLILYLKEDIQEMSVSTTLILKSTRVAAWIIIIAILMGLLILLLMAFILRECGCFQRKNKKKLNSLKEFVRTQSMRQNSRGHHMLQEERDANICD